In one Diabrotica virgifera virgifera chromosome 7, PGI_DIABVI_V3a genomic region, the following are encoded:
- the LOC114326461 gene encoding uncharacterized protein LOC114326461 — MEKCEKRRGLQNKIEVTEKFDLSETSVGDCRGKATDRKKLCVIFTILILQTTLQAASILPLEQSSTSSVKVKQDGSEYSYSISENKGLATSNIQPLPLIPIIETTLLEKQPLPSLPIIETTLLENQPVKQFLINDLKRVPEKQPVEIKIQDLEKEKLQENLEIKEKSEELLPEQPKLEMPKMPLKEDVNIQKLEKPLEYYQIIPADYRLILPSNLLLEYPQYEYYPYYYRYANHYPYFRLY, encoded by the exons atggagAAATGTGAGAAAAGAAGAGGACTCCAAAACAAGATTGAAGTAACAGAAAAGTTTGACCTATCAGAAACTAGCGTAGGAGATTGCAGAGGAAAAGCAACGGACCGTAAAAAATTATGT GTTATATTTACCATCTTAATTCTTCAAACGACCCTACAAGCGGCATCAATCCTTCCACTAGAACAGTCTTCAACGTCATCCGTTAAAGTAAAACAAGATGGCAGTGAATACTCATACTCTATAAGTGAAAATAAAGGACTAGCTACCAGTAATATCCAACCTCTTCCTTTAATACCTATAATAGAAACTACTCTATTAGAGAAACAACCTCTTCCTTCACTACCTATAATAGAAACTACTCTGTTAGAGAATCAACCCGTAAAGCAATTTCTTATAAATGATTTGAAGAGAGTACCAGAAAAACAACCAGTGGAAATAAAGATACAAg atttggAAAAAGAAAAGTTACAAGAGAATTTagaaataaaggaaaaatcgGAAGAACTATTACCCGAACAACCAAAATTGGAAATGCCCAAAATGCCGTTAAAGGAAGACGTAAACATCCAAAAGTTGGAAAAACCACTAGAATATTATCAAATTATTCCTGCAGACTACAGACTGATTTTACCTAGTAACCTTCTTTTGGAATATCCCCAATACGAATATTATCCATACTATTATAGATACGCCAATCATTACCCTTATTTCAGGTTATATTAG